Proteins co-encoded in one Epinephelus moara isolate mb chromosome 13, YSFRI_EMoa_1.0, whole genome shotgun sequence genomic window:
- the LOC126399537 gene encoding somatostatin receptor type 2, whose amino-acid sequence MRCGRMDASFLSDIDYNHTYVDEHFFLEDSIDGFGITMAMLYLVVCILGLAGNILVVVVILKLDKMSSSTTVYIFNLALADGLFMVGLPFIASQNFQNEWMFGDIACKVVMVLDGINQFTSVFCLTAMSIDRYMALADPLRFARWRTPRWAKIISAFLWLFSLLTILPMALHFSADQGLCIPDLASDTWWLGVLSYTFVMGFALPFTVMMVAYAALLYTLWSQRFRGQTRNHESHRLERQITKMVIAVVVVFGICWLPFYTFNFCSLYQNGPILTFTRAFEFVVLLSYSWSCANPILYACLSDTFRKHFRTLLCPAAKSSPSMPCNTERYDLNDTGVQDVTILA is encoded by the coding sequence ATGCGCTGCGGCAGGATGGATGCCTCATTCTTATCAGATATAGACTACAATCACACCTATGTGGATGAGCATTTTTTCTTGGAGGACAGTATTGATGGCTTCGGCATCACCATGGCTATGCTGTACTTGGTGGTTTGCATCCTGGGACTTGCTGGGAACATCCTCGTTGTCGTTGTCATTTTGAAATTGGACAAGATGTCATCTTCCACAACAGTGTACATTTTCAACCTGGCGCTAGCCGACGGACTCTTCATGGTCGGTCTTCCCTTCATTGCGAGCCAGAACTTCCAGAATGAATGGATGTTTGGTGACATAGCGTGCAAAGTGGTCATGGTGCTGGACGGCATCAACCAGTTCACCAGCGTCTTCTGTCTGACGGCAATGAGCATCGACCGCTACATGGCACTGGCTGACCCGCTTCGGTTTGCTCGTTGGAGAACGCCTCGCTGGGCCAAAATCATCTCGGCGTTCCTGTGGCTGTTCTCCCTCCTCACCATCCTCCCCATGGCGCTTCACTTCTCAGCTGATCAAGGCCTGTGCATACCAGACCTCGCATCAGACACCTGGTGGCTCGGCGTCTTGTCTTACACCTTCGTCATGGGGTTTGCTTTGCCGTTCACAGTCATGATGGTCGCCTATGCGGCGCTGCTGTACACCCTTTGGTCCCAACGGTTCCGAGGGCAGACGCGGAACCACGAGAGCCACCGGCTGGAGAGACAGATCACCAAAATGGTCATCGCAGTGGTGGTGGTATTCGGGATCTGCTGGCTGCCATTTTACACCTTCAACTTCTGCTCCCTGTATCAAAATGGCCCGATCTTGACTTTCACCAGAGCTTTTGAGTTTGTGGTCCTGCTGTCGTACTCGTGGAGCTGCGCTAACCCCATCCTCTACGCTTGCCTCTCTGACACCTTCAGGAAGCACTTCCGCACACTCCTCTGTCCTGCTGCCAAGTCATCTCCCAGCATGCCGTGCAACACTGAACGGTATGACTTAAATGACACAGGTGTGCAGGATGTGACAATTCTAGCATAG